A region of Plantactinospora sp. BC1 DNA encodes the following proteins:
- a CDS encoding AAA family ATPase, with product MPLSAEPGALWAGRVAETAMLREAVASLHTGTGGVVWIEGEPGIGKSSLVAVGAGIATDLGYQVLRGVADQLVHPPPLGVLCDCLEIGTRSSDPRRAEIAAFLSARRPALDLADATYATAVEMVVALVDELCSTGPTVLIVDDVQWADDASLDACRRLASAAVHLPLLLVLSYRPGSHRPAVQRLRPVASDRDALRISLGPLDQGAVLDLLTGLLGAPPGAGLVGLAAQAMGNPLYLRELAESLVREEMVDVGVQAEVRDPASATVPRSLAAALDSRLSYVPAETVDLLRVATLLGGEFAVTELAVLLGRPAIDFSGHLNEAVAAGILVDAGPRMRFRHPLIRQALHDSMPAALRAAVHLDAARALEAASVEPQRVAAHLLASGVVGDRWARRWLTEAGPLLAGRTPQLAAELLRRELDHDPTDDRERAVLGMTLARVLLGTGQHEEATVRARQALAVVVEPADRGHLCWVLARALFSGGHNDAAAAALRRALNAVDLPDVWRARLLASLAMFQRAGRGDLAAADVTARNALEISEAAGDAFAAAYALTDMWTSHSVRRQHRLALDCVDRAIETLGTTADHVDLRAFALHGRIFSLQNLSRWTDAEGALREVREFLHRAGRADDTTSGVTAGVLMYWLGRWDDALAELHAVEQNGSASTYRGLREGGPGWLWHGVAAVVAARRDERAEAAAHLRAVSDRPVVTVADRENTDFLRVGRSLAAEQDGDRPLALALLGDFLERRPGEMTLTHQWLPGLVRLALAVDDRSAAETAVRACLAEAAAEQVPARAAAAADWCRGLHDGDPVPLRSAVDHYRGAGAPVDLAGALEDLGVVLARCGETAEARAVLDEAIELYGGFGAAWDIRRAGARLRAYGVRRGVRGARVKRAGHGWEALTPTERKVALLVAAGRSTPDIAQSMFLTRRTTQTHISRILAKLGMRSRVEIARAAFSAEPDGVAADH from the coding sequence ATGCCGCTTTCCGCCGAACCCGGAGCGCTCTGGGCCGGGCGTGTGGCCGAGACCGCGATGTTGCGCGAGGCCGTAGCGAGCCTGCACACCGGTACCGGTGGGGTGGTCTGGATCGAGGGCGAGCCCGGCATCGGCAAGTCGTCGCTGGTGGCGGTCGGCGCGGGGATCGCCACCGACCTGGGCTACCAGGTGTTGCGGGGCGTCGCCGACCAGTTGGTCCACCCGCCGCCACTCGGCGTGCTCTGCGACTGCCTCGAAATCGGGACGCGCTCGTCCGATCCCCGCCGCGCCGAGATCGCGGCGTTCCTGAGCGCCAGGCGTCCCGCCCTCGACCTTGCCGACGCCACGTACGCGACAGCCGTCGAGATGGTCGTCGCCCTCGTCGACGAGCTGTGCAGCACCGGCCCGACGGTGCTGATCGTGGACGACGTCCAGTGGGCCGACGACGCCTCCCTCGACGCCTGCCGCAGGCTGGCCTCGGCGGCCGTCCATCTGCCGTTGCTGCTGGTTCTCTCCTATCGTCCCGGCTCCCACCGGCCGGCCGTGCAGCGGCTGCGACCCGTGGCCAGTGACCGGGACGCGCTCCGGATCTCGCTCGGTCCGCTGGACCAGGGCGCGGTGCTCGACCTGCTCACCGGCCTGCTGGGGGCGCCACCCGGGGCCGGGCTGGTCGGGCTGGCTGCTCAGGCGATGGGCAACCCGCTGTACCTGCGCGAGCTGGCCGAGTCGCTGGTCCGCGAGGAGATGGTGGACGTCGGCGTGCAGGCCGAGGTGCGCGACCCGGCCTCCGCCACCGTGCCGAGGTCGCTGGCCGCGGCGCTGGACAGCCGGCTGAGCTACGTCCCGGCCGAGACCGTCGACCTGCTGCGGGTGGCGACCCTGCTCGGTGGGGAGTTCGCGGTCACCGAACTCGCGGTACTGCTGGGTCGGCCGGCAATCGACTTCTCCGGCCACCTGAACGAGGCGGTGGCGGCCGGAATCCTGGTCGACGCCGGGCCGCGGATGCGTTTCCGGCACCCGCTGATCCGGCAGGCCCTGCACGACAGCATGCCGGCGGCGCTGCGGGCGGCAGTTCACCTCGACGCGGCCCGGGCGTTGGAGGCCGCCAGCGTCGAGCCGCAGCGGGTCGCCGCGCACCTGCTGGCCTCCGGTGTGGTCGGCGACCGGTGGGCGCGGCGCTGGCTGACCGAGGCAGGCCCGCTGCTGGCGGGCCGGACGCCGCAGCTTGCGGCCGAACTGCTGCGCCGGGAACTCGACCACGACCCGACCGACGACCGCGAGCGGGCGGTGCTGGGGATGACCCTGGCCCGGGTCCTGCTCGGCACGGGCCAGCACGAGGAGGCGACGGTACGCGCCCGACAGGCGCTGGCGGTCGTCGTGGAACCGGCCGACCGTGGCCACCTCTGCTGGGTGCTCGCCCGCGCGTTGTTCAGCGGTGGGCACAACGACGCGGCGGCCGCCGCCCTGCGCCGGGCCCTCAATGCCGTCGACCTGCCCGACGTCTGGCGTGCCCGGCTACTCGCCTCGCTGGCGATGTTCCAGCGAGCCGGCCGCGGAGACCTGGCCGCGGCGGACGTCACCGCCCGGAACGCGCTGGAGATCAGCGAGGCGGCGGGGGACGCGTTCGCGGCGGCGTACGCGCTGACCGACATGTGGACCAGCCACTCCGTACGGCGGCAGCATCGGCTCGCACTGGACTGCGTGGACCGGGCGATCGAAACCCTCGGCACCACCGCCGACCACGTGGACCTGCGCGCGTTCGCGCTGCACGGACGGATCTTCTCGCTACAGAACCTCAGCCGGTGGACCGACGCCGAGGGTGCGCTGCGGGAGGTGCGGGAGTTCCTGCACCGGGCGGGCCGGGCCGACGACACCACCTCCGGAGTCACCGCCGGCGTGCTGATGTACTGGCTGGGGCGCTGGGACGACGCGCTGGCGGAACTTCACGCGGTCGAGCAGAACGGCTCGGCGTCGACGTACCGGGGGCTGCGGGAGGGCGGGCCGGGGTGGCTGTGGCACGGCGTGGCCGCGGTCGTCGCCGCCCGCCGGGACGAGCGGGCCGAAGCCGCCGCGCACCTCCGGGCGGTGTCCGACCGCCCCGTCGTCACCGTCGCCGACCGGGAGAACACCGACTTCCTCCGGGTCGGGCGGTCGCTCGCCGCCGAACAGGACGGAGACCGGCCGCTGGCCCTGGCCCTGCTCGGCGACTTCCTCGAACGCCGGCCCGGCGAGATGACGCTGACCCACCAGTGGCTGCCCGGACTCGTCCGGCTCGCCCTGGCCGTGGACGACCGGTCGGCTGCGGAGACCGCCGTGCGGGCCTGCCTGGCCGAGGCGGCGGCGGAGCAGGTGCCGGCCCGGGCCGCCGCGGCCGCCGACTGGTGCCGGGGGTTGCACGACGGCGATCCGGTACCGCTGCGCTCGGCGGTGGACCACTACCGGGGCGCCGGAGCGCCCGTGGACCTCGCCGGAGCGCTGGAGGATCTCGGCGTCGTCCTCGCGCGGTGCGGCGAGACGGCCGAGGCACGCGCCGTGCTGGACGAGGCGATCGAGCTGTACGGCGGGTTCGGTGCGGCCTGGGACATCCGCCGGGCCGGGGCGCGGCTGCGGGCGTACGGGGTCCGGCGCGGCGTACGGGGTGCCCGGGTCAAACGTGCCGGGCACGGCTGGGAGGCGCTGACCCCGACCGAACGGAAGGTGGCGCTGCTGGTCGCGGCCGGCCGCTCGACGCCGGACATCGCGCAGAGCATGTTCCTGACCCGGCGGACGACCCAGACGCACATCTCGCGGATCCTGGCGAAGCTCGGCATGCGGAGCCGGGTGGAGATCGCCCGTGCCGCGTTCAGCGCGGAGCCGGACGGGGTCGCCGCGGACCACTGA
- a CDS encoding helix-turn-helix domain-containing protein: MSREPGDVAAPSRADDLLTLARLSVGRDAVRAILDWLGRRTGGAALLVGADRRVLAGAADRLGPGTPLSRVVGAAVADLSRRGSNAAVVDTAGPARVHLLRLAGGDPDRSAAALVARAEEQLGYLVVVAAPERQLGELLADAARTLSLCWRIEEADRARRRIAAADAHGREAVLHLLMVGDVPPARRIASALRPQLPEALRVCVIECVGRQRYEVAAEIDRSLAGRAWIVPCPVRSNHLIALVPAEPSGGDAPAPSRETAQQGAGRADPADRLGRLITARARQCRVGMSEPVGLPETASGYEQAFHALAVARATTGYARFDRQRELAPLTGPDGYAWAERLLRPCLGHTPARRADPGAAELLGTLNSWLAFDSAASRHLKIHRNTLAGRLRLLNALLGLDLLRVRDRSAAWLALRLRDAPRPQGPEAAVPRPQSPEAGTLSAGGVPGGREVTLDHLLAAPAVTAWARTRLGPLRPADRSIGFETVRAWLAADTSLAATSAALGISVSATRKRLSRAEQALGRSLLHAPDARHELWLAVRALELAEG; encoded by the coding sequence ATGAGCCGGGAACCAGGGGACGTGGCCGCGCCGAGCCGTGCTGACGATCTGCTGACCCTCGCCCGCCTATCCGTCGGGCGGGACGCGGTGCGGGCGATCCTGGACTGGCTCGGGCGGCGTACCGGTGGAGCAGCCCTGCTGGTCGGAGCCGATCGGAGGGTACTCGCCGGAGCGGCCGACCGGCTCGGACCCGGCACCCCGCTGTCCCGGGTCGTCGGCGCCGCCGTCGCGGACCTGTCCCGGCGCGGGTCGAACGCCGCAGTGGTCGACACCGCCGGGCCGGCCCGGGTGCACCTGCTGCGGCTGGCCGGCGGCGACCCGGACCGGTCCGCCGCCGCGCTGGTTGCCCGGGCCGAGGAACAGCTCGGGTACCTCGTGGTGGTCGCCGCCCCCGAGCGGCAGCTCGGCGAACTCCTCGCCGACGCCGCGCGGACGCTGTCGCTCTGCTGGCGGATCGAGGAGGCGGACCGGGCCCGCCGGCGGATCGCGGCCGCCGACGCGCACGGCCGGGAGGCGGTGCTGCACCTGTTGATGGTCGGCGACGTGCCGCCCGCCCGGCGGATCGCCTCGGCGCTGCGGCCGCAGCTGCCCGAGGCACTCCGGGTCTGTGTGATCGAGTGTGTCGGCCGGCAGCGGTACGAGGTCGCCGCCGAGATCGACCGGTCGCTGGCCGGCCGGGCCTGGATCGTGCCCTGTCCGGTTCGCTCGAACCATCTCATCGCGCTCGTCCCGGCCGAGCCGTCCGGCGGCGACGCCCCGGCACCGAGCCGGGAGACCGCCCAGCAGGGTGCCGGACGGGCCGATCCGGCGGACCGGCTCGGGCGGCTGATCACCGCCCGGGCCCGGCAGTGCCGGGTCGGGATGAGCGAGCCGGTCGGGTTGCCGGAGACCGCCAGCGGGTACGAGCAGGCCTTCCACGCGCTGGCGGTGGCCCGGGCCACGACCGGGTACGCCCGGTTCGACCGGCAGCGCGAGCTGGCGCCGCTCACCGGCCCGGACGGGTACGCCTGGGCCGAGCGGCTGCTGCGACCCTGCCTCGGCCACACGCCGGCCCGGCGGGCCGACCCGGGGGCGGCGGAGTTGCTCGGCACGCTCAACTCGTGGCTCGCCTTCGACAGTGCGGCCAGCCGACACCTCAAGATCCACCGGAACACCCTGGCCGGCCGGCTGCGACTGCTCAACGCGCTGCTCGGACTGGATCTCCTCCGGGTCCGGGACCGCTCCGCCGCCTGGCTGGCGCTGCGGCTGCGCGACGCACCACGCCCGCAGGGCCCGGAAGCCGCCGTACCACGACCGCAGAGTCCGGAAGCTGGCACGCTGTCGGCCGGAGGGGTTCCGGGCGGCCGGGAGGTCACCCTCGACCACCTGCTCGCCGCCCCGGCCGTGACGGCGTGGGCCCGGACCCGGCTCGGGCCGCTGCGGCCGGCGGACCGGTCGATCGGGTTCGAGACGGTACGGGCCTGGCTGGCCGCCGACACCAGTCTCGCCGCCACCTCGGCCGCGCTCGGCATCTCCGTCTCGGCCACCCGCAAGCGGCTCTCCCGGGCCGAGCAGGCGCTCGGGCGTTCGCTGCTGCACGCGCCGGACGCCCGGCACGAACTCTGGCTCGCCGTACGCGCGCTCGAACTGGCCGAGGGCTGA
- a CDS encoding phosphatidylinositol-specific phospholipase C domain-containing protein, which yields MLTPTAPAYANGYYNDIESASEANRNWMSRVPDDASLADLSVPGTHDTLALCGHSASGNGDDCEFISTSVTQTQERLGYSAETLAVQLEAGIRSIDIRVRVDKGDAGLAFTVHHGVYYQYANFTDVLTKIETFLDANPDETILLNLKAECTGSGTTQCSDADGYGSTLWRRNVFDSYLTGHYYTGDGEETRQGKSWRDLFWADSVHESRKATTPTLGDVRGKIVLLGFRGPHGGIYDGYGIGQLYPAGGSFDDNKYVQDQYNVPTITDINDKWETVRAHLRKTNGVWDANRGEQSSHNHEPGSLYLNFTSGTGGTSAHPTTIAGGTPTATGVNQFLLQCLHGSEDRCPEFYPGRSGNFGGRSTMDRLGIVMMDFPGGGLIDEIVSRNPTGSSVFPNLGAGAPTELHLGGDDGGSRPAVPGDHAQCRPDGMTPTAGTNTPYCDVYQGDGREWLGQGRERRVIGYFNGTRTGADGKPRYLANNIPWSRLTHINYAFAWIEGNRISVGADGPDNPATGMTWDGPGTEMDESLPYRGHFNLLSTYKDLHPRVKTLISVGGWAESRGFYPMTTNADGTTNQAGINTFADSVVDFLRRYDFDGVDIDFEYPTVLDDTGNPNDWAVAQPRRKGLPAAYTALMRTLRERLDRAAAADGEYYLLTSASSASGYLVRGMENHKALRYQDYTNLMAYDYHGSWNDVVGPNAALYDDGKDPELAELYNTPEYQKIGYFNTDWAFHYLRGAMQAGRINIGIPYYTRGWRDVTGGENGMWGKSVGADCQPGTGLVRPCGNGAVGVDNIWHDLSAEGEEVGAGVNPMWHAKNLERDVTPRYTRAVGLSPETDPDDRRTGTYDRHWDEVTRTAWLWNSEKRTFLSIQDMQGLDQIIDYVDRSGAGGVMMWELSGDYDCPDEADTSARNPCVMGYTLTNRLHERLQDFDAYDNSRGAGSSAQRPGSAIDVTVDLVQYPTETAKLWPLTPTVRITNNTGVTIGGGKENVVSFDLPTSTPALIKDGDWQTGEQGGRWKVQAGHTGPNARTGLAGDFHRVSLALDYCQIIPAGKSLDVPIVYYIPATGPVNTTVKLGATTYAPVTEHNRGAGRVNPPAGGCSAPAWDAARVYDPATQSVENVTVKYNGNVWRAKWWTQGNAPGTGSGPDHEPWKLVGPAS from the coding sequence GTGTTGACACCGACCGCCCCGGCATACGCCAACGGCTACTACAACGACATCGAATCCGCGTCGGAGGCCAACCGGAACTGGATGTCCCGGGTACCGGACGACGCCAGCCTGGCCGACCTGTCGGTCCCCGGCACCCACGACACCCTCGCGCTCTGCGGCCATTCGGCAAGCGGGAACGGCGACGACTGCGAGTTCATCTCCACCAGCGTCACCCAGACGCAGGAGCGCCTCGGCTACAGCGCGGAAACGCTGGCCGTCCAACTGGAGGCGGGGATCCGGTCGATCGACATCCGGGTCCGGGTGGACAAGGGCGACGCCGGCCTGGCCTTCACCGTCCATCATGGCGTCTACTACCAGTACGCCAACTTCACCGACGTACTGACGAAGATCGAGACCTTCCTCGACGCCAACCCCGACGAGACGATCCTGCTGAACCTGAAGGCGGAGTGCACGGGCTCGGGCACGACACAGTGCTCCGACGCTGACGGGTACGGCAGCACCCTATGGCGGAGGAACGTCTTCGACTCGTATCTCACCGGGCACTACTACACCGGCGACGGTGAGGAAACGCGTCAGGGCAAGTCCTGGCGGGACCTGTTCTGGGCGGATTCGGTCCACGAAAGCCGGAAGGCGACGACGCCGACCCTCGGCGACGTACGCGGAAAGATCGTCCTGCTCGGGTTCCGCGGACCGCACGGTGGCATCTACGACGGCTACGGGATCGGCCAGCTCTACCCGGCCGGCGGCTCCTTCGACGACAACAAGTACGTCCAGGACCAGTACAACGTTCCCACGATCACCGACATCAACGACAAGTGGGAGACCGTCCGGGCTCATCTCCGGAAGACCAACGGAGTGTGGGACGCCAACCGGGGCGAGCAGAGCAGCCACAACCACGAGCCCGGCTCGCTGTACCTGAACTTCACCAGCGGCACGGGTGGCACCTCGGCCCATCCCACCACCATCGCCGGTGGCACCCCGACCGCTACCGGAGTCAACCAGTTCCTGCTCCAGTGCCTGCACGGCAGCGAAGACCGCTGCCCGGAGTTCTATCCCGGCCGGTCCGGCAACTTCGGCGGGCGGTCCACGATGGACCGGCTCGGCATCGTGATGATGGACTTCCCCGGCGGCGGCCTGATCGACGAGATCGTCAGCAGGAATCCGACCGGCTCGTCGGTCTTTCCCAACCTCGGTGCCGGCGCCCCGACGGAGCTGCACCTCGGCGGGGACGACGGCGGCAGCCGGCCGGCGGTGCCCGGCGACCACGCGCAGTGCCGCCCGGACGGGATGACCCCGACCGCCGGCACCAACACCCCGTACTGCGACGTCTACCAGGGTGACGGCCGAGAGTGGCTCGGCCAGGGCCGCGAACGGCGGGTGATCGGCTACTTCAACGGCACCCGTACCGGTGCCGACGGCAAACCGCGCTATCTGGCCAACAACATACCGTGGTCCAGGCTGACCCACATCAACTACGCCTTCGCCTGGATCGAGGGGAACCGGATCTCGGTCGGTGCGGACGGTCCGGACAACCCGGCCACCGGGATGACCTGGGACGGGCCCGGTACCGAGATGGACGAGAGCCTGCCGTACCGGGGCCACTTCAACCTGCTGAGCACGTACAAGGACCTGCATCCCCGGGTGAAGACGCTGATCTCGGTGGGTGGCTGGGCGGAGAGCCGCGGCTTCTACCCGATGACCACTAACGCCGACGGCACCACCAACCAGGCCGGAATCAACACGTTCGCGGACTCGGTGGTCGACTTCCTCCGCCGGTACGACTTCGACGGGGTCGACATCGACTTCGAGTATCCGACCGTGCTGGACGACACCGGGAACCCGAACGACTGGGCCGTCGCCCAACCGCGCCGGAAGGGACTGCCGGCGGCGTACACCGCGCTGATGAGGACGCTGCGGGAGCGGCTGGACCGGGCCGCGGCGGCGGACGGCGAGTACTACCTGCTGACCTCCGCCTCGTCGGCCTCCGGCTACCTGGTGCGTGGCATGGAGAACCACAAGGCGCTGCGCTACCAGGACTACACCAACCTGATGGCCTACGACTATCACGGGTCGTGGAACGACGTGGTCGGCCCGAACGCCGCGCTCTACGACGACGGCAAGGACCCGGAGCTGGCCGAGCTGTACAACACCCCGGAGTACCAGAAGATCGGCTACTTCAACACCGACTGGGCGTTCCACTACCTTCGCGGCGCGATGCAGGCCGGACGGATCAACATCGGGATTCCGTACTACACCCGGGGCTGGCGCGACGTCACCGGCGGCGAGAACGGCATGTGGGGGAAGTCGGTCGGTGCGGACTGCCAACCCGGGACCGGCCTGGTCCGGCCCTGCGGCAACGGCGCGGTCGGGGTCGACAACATCTGGCACGACCTCTCCGCCGAGGGCGAGGAGGTCGGCGCGGGGGTCAACCCGATGTGGCACGCCAAGAACCTGGAGCGCGACGTCACGCCCCGCTACACCAGGGCGGTCGGTCTGAGCCCGGAGACCGACCCCGACGACCGGCGTACCGGCACCTACGACCGGCACTGGGACGAGGTGACCCGCACCGCCTGGCTGTGGAACTCGGAGAAGCGCACCTTCCTGTCCATCCAGGACATGCAGGGTCTCGACCAGATCATCGACTACGTCGACCGCAGCGGCGCGGGCGGCGTGATGATGTGGGAACTCTCCGGCGACTACGACTGCCCGGACGAGGCTGACACCAGCGCCAGGAACCCGTGCGTGATGGGCTACACCCTGACCAACCGGCTGCACGAACGGCTGCAGGATTTCGACGCGTACGACAACAGCCGCGGCGCCGGCAGCTCCGCGCAGCGCCCCGGCTCGGCGATCGACGTCACCGTCGACCTCGTGCAGTACCCGACCGAGACGGCGAAACTCTGGCCGTTGACGCCGACGGTCCGGATCACCAACAACACCGGGGTGACGATCGGTGGTGGCAAGGAGAACGTCGTTTCCTTCGACCTGCCGACCTCCACGCCCGCGCTGATCAAGGACGGCGACTGGCAGACCGGCGAGCAGGGCGGCCGGTGGAAGGTCCAGGCCGGGCACACCGGGCCGAACGCCCGGACCGGACTCGCCGGTGACTTCCACCGGGTGAGCCTGGCGCTGGACTACTGCCAGATCATCCCGGCCGGCAAGAGCCTGGACGTGCCGATCGTCTACTACATTCCGGCCACCGGACCGGTGAACACCACGGTCAAGCTCGGTGCCACGACGTACGCCCCGGTGACCGAGCACAACCGGGGGGCCGGAAGGGTGAACCCGCCGGCCGGCGGCTGCTCGGCACCGGCCTGGGACGCGGCCAGGGTGTACGACCCGGCGACGCAGTCGGTGGAGAACGTCACCGTGAAGTACAACGGCAACGTCTGGCGGGCCAAGTGGTGGACCCAGGGCAACGCGCCCGGCACCGGGTCCGGCCCGGACCACGAGCCCTGGAAGCTGGTCGGTCCGGCCAGCTGA
- a CDS encoding GntR family transcriptional regulator: protein MIVIDAGSPTPPYEQLRAQLARQIQDRTLAVGTRLPTIRRLAADLSLAVNTVGRAYRELEEAGLIETRGRAGSFVSAAGEQTLEQARRAAHDYAAVITRIGIDPAEAVRIVEAALGRVATP from the coding sequence ATGATCGTCATCGACGCGGGCTCGCCGACTCCGCCGTACGAACAGCTCCGGGCCCAGCTCGCGAGGCAGATCCAGGATCGCACGCTCGCCGTCGGTACGAGACTGCCGACGATCCGGCGGCTCGCGGCCGATCTCAGCCTCGCCGTGAACACCGTCGGTCGGGCCTACCGGGAGTTGGAAGAGGCCGGGCTGATCGAAACCCGTGGCCGGGCCGGTTCGTTCGTCTCGGCGGCCGGCGAGCAGACCCTCGAACAGGCCCGCCGCGCCGCCCACGACTACGCGGCGGTCATCACCAGGATTGGTATCGATCCCGCCGAGGCGGTCCGGATCGTCGAGGCGGCACTCGGCCGGGTCGCGACCCCCTGA
- a CDS encoding class I SAM-dependent methyltransferase gives MSLLDDPGLFGRLWAAGYDKGTNPDPGPAVDFLEGLADGGPVLELAIGTGRVALPLAARGLAVEGVEASEEMVAQLRAKPGGEQLPVVIGDMADVPVDGPFTLAYLVYNTLFNLVDAGRQEDCFRNVARVLAPGGAFVIETYVPDPADMDRTEQQVQVWDVTEESATIRLHRFDRDAQTFVRQTIRFDGQGVHLKPFGMRYAWPEQIDQMAERAGLRLAERYADWHRRPFGAESGSHVSVYRRG, from the coding sequence ATGTCCCTTCTCGACGATCCCGGCCTCTTCGGCCGGCTCTGGGCCGCCGGCTACGACAAGGGCACCAACCCGGACCCGGGTCCGGCGGTGGACTTCCTCGAAGGGCTCGCCGATGGCGGTCCGGTGCTGGAACTCGCGATCGGCACCGGCCGGGTCGCACTTCCGCTGGCCGCCCGCGGCCTCGCCGTCGAGGGCGTCGAGGCGTCCGAGGAGATGGTGGCACAGTTGCGTGCCAAGCCCGGTGGCGAGCAGCTTCCGGTCGTCATCGGTGACATGGCGGACGTACCGGTCGACGGGCCGTTCACCCTGGCCTATCTGGTCTACAACACGCTGTTCAACCTGGTCGACGCCGGGCGGCAGGAGGACTGCTTCCGCAACGTCGCGCGGGTGCTGGCACCGGGCGGCGCGTTCGTGATCGAGACGTACGTCCCGGACCCGGCCGACATGGACCGGACCGAGCAGCAGGTCCAGGTGTGGGACGTGACGGAGGAGTCGGCGACGATCCGGTTGCACCGGTTCGACCGGGACGCGCAGACGTTCGTCCGGCAGACGATCAGGTTCGATGGTCAGGGTGTGCACCTCAAGCCGTTCGGCATGCGGTATGCCTGGCCCGAGCAGATCGACCAGATGGCGGAGCGGGCCGGTCTCCGGCTCGCCGAGCGGTACGCCGACTGGCACCGTCGGCCGTTCGGCGCGGAGAGCGGCAGCCACGTCTCCGTCTACCGCCGAGGCTAG
- a CDS encoding MerR family transcriptional regulator codes for MTGRDDAGRRWSIGELARATGTTVRTLHHYDEIGLLRAAERTSSGHRRYTEGDLRRLYRVRALRGLGLSLEEVAVALAGAADDLAGMRELLAAQLRGLAAQAARLGQLTERLQGLLDQIDAASMPGPEQFLTTLEMISVFETSFSTEEREQLARRRAAIGPDGVEAARTEWAELVTELLRHVRDGTPTDDPAVRTLVARWDALAGRFHPPGADGERTRAAARRMWDEQSGELGRNLPWPVDQMRALVDYLDRVRAAGRTGQAP; via the coding sequence GTGACCGGGAGAGACGACGCCGGACGTCGGTGGAGCATCGGTGAGCTGGCCCGGGCCACCGGGACCACCGTCCGCACCCTGCACCACTACGACGAGATCGGCCTGTTGCGGGCCGCCGAGCGCACCAGTTCGGGCCACCGCCGGTACACCGAGGGTGACCTGCGCCGGCTCTACCGGGTACGCGCGCTGCGCGGGCTCGGGCTGTCCCTGGAGGAGGTCGCGGTCGCGCTGGCCGGGGCGGCGGACGACCTGGCCGGGATGCGCGAGCTGCTGGCCGCCCAACTGCGGGGACTGGCGGCACAGGCGGCCCGGCTCGGCCAGCTCACCGAGCGGCTACAGGGGCTGCTCGACCAGATCGACGCGGCGTCGATGCCCGGCCCGGAGCAGTTCCTGACGACCCTGGAGATGATCTCTGTGTTCGAAACCTCGTTCAGCACCGAAGAGCGGGAGCAACTGGCGCGGCGGCGGGCGGCGATCGGCCCGGACGGAGTCGAGGCGGCCCGGACGGAATGGGCGGAACTCGTCACCGAACTGCTCCGGCACGTACGCGACGGCACCCCGACCGACGACCCGGCGGTACGGACCCTGGTCGCCCGCTGGGACGCGCTGGCCGGCCGGTTCCACCCGCCCGGAGCCGACGGCGAGCGGACCCGGGCGGCGGCCCGGCGGATGTGGGACGAGCAGAGCGGGGAACTCGGCCGGAACCTCCCGTGGCCGGTCGACCAGATGCGCGCCCTTGTCGACTACCTCGACCGGGTACGTGCCGCAGGGCGGACCGGGCAGGCTCCGTAG
- a CDS encoding VOC family protein — protein sequence MRIDLVTIVVAEYDPAIEFFTGVLGFDLVEDSPSLTNDGRPKRWVVVRPPGAETGILLARADGEPQTAVVGAQVAGRVGFFLRVDDFDAAYGRMTAADVEFVRPPRTEPYGRVAVFRDIAGNLWDLLGPAAAPPGLPGR from the coding sequence ATGCGGATCGACCTGGTGACCATCGTGGTGGCGGAGTACGACCCGGCGATCGAGTTCTTCACCGGCGTGCTCGGCTTCGACCTGGTCGAGGACTCGCCGTCGCTGACCAACGACGGTCGCCCGAAACGGTGGGTCGTGGTCCGGCCACCGGGCGCCGAGACCGGCATCCTGCTCGCCCGCGCCGACGGCGAGCCGCAGACTGCCGTGGTCGGCGCTCAGGTGGCCGGCCGGGTCGGCTTCTTCCTCCGAGTCGACGACTTCGACGCCGCGTACGGCCGGATGACAGCGGCCGACGTCGAGTTCGTACGCCCGCCGAGGACCGAGCCGTACGGCCGGGTGGCGGTGTTCCGGGACATCGCCGGCAACCTGTGGGACCTGCTCGGCCCGGCCGCCGCGCCGCCCGGTCTGCCCGGACGTTAG